Proteins from one Chroococcidiopsis sp. CCMEE 29 genomic window:
- a CDS encoding alkaline phosphatase family protein — MSGLVDYPELKGTTPSPLTKWLQNLRMLWSFSSIKRFAPIVLAALFLTIFAHSIAATPAIATKQPKVIVISLDGATPSAINQYISSGVLKPNEGVGRLRRQGITAQQNVTVTPSLTAPAHIAIGTGSTAARNDINANSFHLVTSPFNQNISGFAAPIGGYSIGLDGAVDGHAQTAEPLWIALRKSGKKVVAATFPGADGLDVRIPGISDSPIIQPASERTVDYTVPFGTFGGLSARGFSLTTGNFSDAPEAIVSQLAAARRKSFSPVQVASLETIPATGSSSITGGGGPYDIQVATLDTTDDGVANYDTLVFFDANQGLQPGPFSLPSTGPAYIRASNQTSSLFYFEGSANKVGTSFYISAFAPDLSQVRIARYSANFIPRNQAVLADVDDINNNIGFWVPQPDFRIAQRISPGFTDFPDIELEAIYQDQVRTFVDYQTRVALRGISQNPDADLVLTYIEQPDGSWHQFLLTDPRQASDVRDSTTIGKGQDQAKIERYQKYLQTSYQAANSAVQRIIDAVGTDRKGRPKSNIIVLSDHGFAPFHTAVNLNNFLSNSGFDNTKVRAITSGPAVNVYINLQGREPNGTVSPEEYVALQQQIVNALAGLVDPNPNYTLGSGSVPIFDKIYSRPVPSDPTDPSFGLDTNEFIGQDSGDVFALLKLGYNFDGTQNPPIQRLGDATTANSVLSVSSFYGAHGYDANLLPYMSAILYAAGPDIGRGTLAQVRNIDVAPTINQLLGVESASTVQGSPIQLRGNQRHSFQRSRSIETRG; from the coding sequence ATGAGCGGGTTAGTTGACTATCCTGAGTTAAAAGGCACGACGCCCAGTCCGTTAACTAAATGGCTCCAGAACTTGCGTATGCTCTGGAGCTTTAGCTCGATCAAGCGTTTTGCTCCTATTGTTTTGGCAGCGTTGTTCTTGACAATCTTCGCCCACTCAATCGCTGCGACTCCAGCGATCGCTACAAAGCAACCAAAGGTGATTGTAATTTCACTGGATGGTGCAACGCCATCAGCCATTAACCAATATATATCTAGTGGTGTTCTCAAACCGAATGAGGGTGTGGGACGGCTGAGGAGGCAAGGAATTACAGCCCAACAGAATGTAACAGTAACTCCATCACTCACGGCTCCAGCTCATATTGCTATTGGCACTGGTTCTACGGCTGCCCGTAACGATATCAATGCCAATAGTTTTCACTTGGTTACCAGTCCATTTAACCAAAATATTAGTGGTTTTGCTGCACCGATTGGTGGCTACTCGATTGGACTTGATGGAGCTGTTGATGGTCACGCTCAAACTGCTGAGCCTCTTTGGATCGCGCTGCGTAAGAGTGGTAAGAAGGTGGTTGCGGCTACCTTTCCAGGAGCGGATGGACTCGATGTCAGAATACCAGGCATCAGCGATAGCCCGATCATCCAACCAGCTAGCGAGCGGACAGTAGACTACACAGTGCCTTTCGGGACATTTGGTGGTTTGTCAGCCAGAGGCTTCAGCCTGACTACTGGTAATTTTAGTGATGCTCCTGAGGCGATCGTCAGCCAACTCGCGGCTGCGAGGAGAAAATCTTTTAGCCCAGTGCAAGTAGCCTCCCTCGAAACCATACCTGCTACCGGGTCGAGCAGTATCACTGGTGGTGGAGGTCCTTATGATATTCAGGTCGCTACCCTTGATACAACCGATGACGGCGTAGCTAATTATGATACCCTGGTTTTCTTCGATGCGAACCAAGGTCTTCAACCGGGACCCTTTAGCCTACCCTCGACTGGTCCTGCCTACATCCGAGCCAGCAACCAGACTTCTAGCCTATTTTACTTTGAGGGTAGCGCCAATAAAGTTGGCACTAGTTTCTATATTTCAGCTTTTGCCCCCGATCTCTCCCAAGTTCGGATTGCTCGCTACTCTGCCAACTTCATCCCGCGTAATCAAGCAGTGCTAGCGGATGTAGATGACATTAACAACAACATTGGTTTTTGGGTACCCCAGCCAGACTTCCGAATTGCTCAGCGGATTAGCCCTGGATTTACAGATTTTCCGGACATTGAACTGGAAGCGATTTATCAAGATCAAGTCCGCACCTTCGTAGACTACCAGACTCGCGTTGCCTTGCGGGGAATCAGCCAGAATCCTGATGCAGATCTGGTGCTGACTTACATTGAGCAACCGGATGGTTCTTGGCACCAGTTTCTGCTGACCGATCCGCGTCAAGCTTCTGATGTTCGCGACTCCACCACAATTGGTAAAGGTCAAGACCAGGCAAAGATTGAGCGTTACCAGAAGTACCTGCAAACATCTTACCAAGCTGCCAACAGCGCTGTGCAGCGGATTATTGATGCTGTTGGTACGGATAGGAAAGGCAGACCCAAAAGCAATATCATTGTCCTTTCCGATCACGGTTTTGCCCCGTTTCACACAGCGGTCAATCTCAACAACTTCCTGAGCAACAGTGGCTTCGATAACACTAAAGTGCGAGCAATTACTTCTGGTCCTGCTGTCAACGTTTACATTAATCTACAGGGTCGTGAGCCGAACGGTACCGTTAGCCCAGAAGAGTATGTTGCTTTGCAACAGCAGATCGTCAATGCTCTAGCGGGCTTAGTAGACCCTAACCCGAACTATACATTGGGCAGTGGTTCCGTGCCTATCTTCGACAAGATTTATAGCCGACCCGTACCTAGCGATCCGACAGATCCTTCATTTGGTCTTGATACTAACGAGTTTATTGGTCAGGATTCCGGTGATGTTTTCGCACTCCTGAAGCTAGGCTACAACTTCGATGGTACCCAGAATCCACCTATCCAGCGTTTGGGAGATGCTACCACTGCTAACTCGGTTCTTTCAGTCTCCAGCTTCTATGGTGCCCACGGCTATGACGCGAATCTGCTGCCATACATGAGTGCTATTCTCTATGCTGCTGGACCGGATATTGGCCGTGGAACTTTAGCTCAAGTACGGAACATTGATGTTGCTCCTACCATTAACCAACTTTTGGGTGTTGAGTCTGCCTCTACTGTCCAGGGTAGTCCCATCCAACTGAGGGGCAATCAGCGACATTCCTTTCAGCGTAGTAGAAGCATAGAGACTAGGGGCTAG
- a CDS encoding PAP/fibrillin family protein, producing the protein MIGKAELLEAIAGKNRGLLATEQDKQAILIAIAQLEDRNPTPRPVEAAELLDGNWRLLYTTSKSLLNIDQLPLLKLGQIYQFIRAKTQKVYNIAEVYGLPYLQGLVSVAASFEPISERRVQVKFHRSIVGLQGLIGYQSPVDFIQQIEAGKKFAAIDFGLDSRNQQGWLDITYLDENLRLGRGNEGSVYVLTK; encoded by the coding sequence ATGATAGGAAAAGCTGAACTTTTGGAAGCGATCGCGGGGAAAAATCGCGGCTTACTAGCAACTGAGCAAGACAAGCAAGCGATCTTAATAGCAATTGCCCAGTTGGAAGACCGTAACCCCACTCCCCGTCCAGTCGAGGCGGCTGAGCTACTTGATGGCAATTGGCGATTACTCTATACCACTAGTAAAAGTCTATTAAACATTGACCAGTTGCCATTGCTCAAACTTGGTCAAATCTATCAGTTTATCCGCGCTAAAACGCAGAAAGTCTACAACATTGCTGAGGTATATGGCTTGCCGTATCTCCAAGGATTAGTCAGTGTTGCCGCTAGTTTCGAGCCAATTTCAGAACGCCGGGTACAAGTTAAGTTCCACCGCTCAATTGTTGGTTTGCAAGGCTTAATTGGCTATCAATCTCCAGTTGATTTTATCCAACAGATTGAGGCCGGTAAAAAATTTGCTGCGATAGATTTTGGTTTGGACAGCCGCAACCAACAAGGCTGGCTAGATATTACCTATTTGGATGAAAATCTGCGACTTGGGCGAGGCAATGAGGGTAGTGTGTACGTGCTGACCAAGTAA
- the psb28 gene encoding photosystem II reaction center protein Psb28 — translation MAQIQFAKGIDEEVIPDVRLTRSRDGSNGTATFYFQNPKALSSGNTEEITGMYMIDEEGELVTREVKGKFVNGQPEALEVLYLMRSTDEWDRFMRFMERYAQEHGLGFNQS, via the coding sequence ATGGCTCAAATCCAGTTCGCCAAAGGAATCGATGAAGAAGTAATTCCAGATGTACGCCTCACCCGATCGCGGGATGGCAGCAATGGCACTGCAACATTTTATTTCCAAAACCCTAAGGCTTTGAGCAGTGGTAACACTGAAGAAATTACCGGGATGTACATGATTGATGAAGAAGGGGAATTAGTGACCCGCGAAGTCAAGGGTAAATTCGTCAATGGTCAGCCTGAAGCCTTAGAAGTGCTTTACCTGATGAGATCTACAGATGAATGGGATCGCTTCATGCGCTTTATGGAGCGCTATGCCCAAGAGCATGGTCTAGGATTCAACCAATCATAA
- the mraY gene encoding phospho-N-acetylmuramoyl-pentapeptide-transferase: MEAKSSSESSFNLSGTSLFVLLSVLLSASALLIDWTANRLPWQALSITLPLWICALVTAGLGYWVVPLLLRLKTGQVIREDGPQAHLKKAGTPTMGGIFFVPVAVVAALVLSGFAAEVVVVCAITFGYGAIGWLDDWQILRRKSNKGISPRMKLALQIGFGALFCLWLAWNQVDSITTIALPFGFVLPLGLLFWLLAVFVLVAESNATNLTDGVDGLAAGTVAIAFLGLGAMVAPTSPSLMIFCACMSGSCLGFLVHNRNPARVFMGDTGSLALGGALAGVALLTNTLWALFLLSGIFFIETLSVMAQVSYYKATKGPDGIGKRLFKMAPLHHHLELSGWSELQVVAMFYLTNALLALLCLWLR, encoded by the coding sequence GTGGAAGCTAAGTCATCTTCTGAATCGTCATTTAATCTTTCTGGAACCAGTCTATTTGTGTTACTGAGTGTCCTACTCAGTGCATCAGCACTATTGATTGATTGGACAGCGAATCGGCTACCATGGCAAGCCCTATCGATAACTCTGCCCTTGTGGATCTGCGCCCTAGTAACAGCTGGACTGGGATACTGGGTAGTACCCCTCTTGCTGAGGTTAAAAACTGGGCAAGTTATTCGAGAGGATGGTCCCCAGGCTCATTTAAAAAAAGCAGGCACCCCGACAATGGGCGGGATATTTTTTGTACCAGTAGCGGTAGTAGCTGCTTTAGTGTTATCTGGCTTTGCGGCTGAAGTGGTTGTTGTGTGTGCAATCACATTTGGCTATGGGGCGATCGGGTGGCTGGACGATTGGCAAATTTTGCGCCGCAAGTCCAATAAAGGAATCTCGCCCCGGATGAAACTGGCATTGCAAATTGGGTTTGGCGCGCTATTTTGTTTGTGGCTTGCCTGGAATCAAGTGGACAGTATCACGACAATCGCTTTACCCTTTGGTTTTGTCCTGCCCTTGGGGTTGCTGTTCTGGCTCTTAGCAGTGTTTGTGCTGGTGGCAGAAAGCAACGCCACTAATTTAACCGATGGAGTTGATGGCTTGGCAGCCGGAACGGTGGCGATCGCCTTCTTGGGACTAGGGGCAATGGTGGCTCCTACTTCACCGAGTCTAATGATTTTCTGTGCCTGTATGAGTGGTAGCTGCTTAGGCTTCTTAGTTCATAACCGCAATCCCGCCCGTGTCTTCATGGGAGATACAGGTTCCCTGGCACTAGGAGGAGCTTTAGCTGGTGTAGCCTTGCTAACTAATACCCTCTGGGCGCTGTTTTTGCTCAGCGGCATCTTTTTTATCGAAACCCTTTCAGTGATGGCGCAGGTAAGCTACTACAAAGCAACCAAAGGACCAGATGGCATCGGCAAGCGCCTATTCAAAATGGCACCCTTACACCATCATCTCGAACTTTCTGGTTGGTCAGAACTGCAAGTAGTTGCCATGTTTTATCTAACTAATGCACTTCTAGCTCTACTATGCCTGTGGCTGCGCTGA
- a CDS encoding DUF3134 domain-containing protein translates to MVNSPLREQPREQRAAVISAKTESSLLDWLQSSGRLIARDNVQEPEDLEEEEISGLIDSDDIADDIYSDDSDELDLDEE, encoded by the coding sequence ATGGTCAACTCTCCTCTGCGTGAACAACCCCGCGAACAGCGCGCGGCTGTGATTTCTGCAAAGACCGAGTCTTCGCTGTTGGATTGGTTGCAATCTAGCGGTCGTCTAATAGCGCGCGATAATGTTCAAGAACCTGAGGATCTAGAAGAAGAAGAAATCTCAGGACTGATCGATTCGGATGATATCGCTGACGACATCTATAGCGATGACAGTGATGAGCTGGATTTAGATGAAGAGTAG
- a CDS encoding alpha/beta hydrolase produces MLANGNSSRLPVRTRSCSNTLDRLSVIASSEATAPLETVTETKAIVTATIIAPEKSSVVLLSGASAVAVEQATPISANKQLVLTFGPLMGSLPIEELETFAETGQVPSSVGFYLNLAKVHPEDFRKILTQEVQVSYKLLDRLLNSLLGEYLLFQVSQVIHTRSRRANIQALRSALILSAIGDNRISLLEFLQKYPNQQVYVNGVKLSRVGGFAKRGLAGVEDWLVEVQASLADRVCDCESDQTTALK; encoded by the coding sequence ATGCTTGCGAACGGGAACAGTTCTAGATTGCCTGTACGGACACGGAGCTGCTCAAATACTCTTGATCGACTAAGCGTGATCGCGTCATCAGAAGCAACTGCCCCGCTAGAGACAGTCACTGAGACAAAAGCAATAGTCACAGCAACAATTATTGCACCAGAGAAATCCAGTGTTGTCCTGCTATCAGGAGCGAGTGCAGTAGCCGTCGAGCAAGCTACCCCTATCTCAGCTAATAAACAGCTTGTCCTGACCTTCGGTCCGTTGATGGGTTCTTTGCCGATCGAGGAACTGGAAACCTTTGCTGAAACCGGACAGGTGCCTAGTTCAGTGGGTTTTTACCTGAACCTCGCCAAGGTGCACCCAGAGGACTTTCGGAAAATCCTGACACAAGAAGTGCAAGTAAGTTACAAATTGCTGGATCGGCTACTCAACTCCCTCCTCGGAGAGTATTTACTGTTTCAGGTTAGTCAGGTAATTCATACCCGTTCGCGTCGAGCAAATATCCAGGCGTTGAGGTCTGCTCTTATTCTGTCAGCCATTGGAGATAATCGCATTTCCCTGCTGGAGTTTCTCCAAAAGTATCCAAACCAGCAGGTATATGTGAATGGTGTCAAGCTTTCTAGGGTGGGTGGATTTGCTAAACGTGGTTTGGCAGGGGTGGAAGACTGGCTAGTAGAGGTGCAGGCTTCTCTGGCAGATAGAGTTTGTGATTGTGAGTCTGACCAGACTACAGCACTCAAGTGA
- a CDS encoding sigma 54-interacting transcriptional regulator, with protein sequence MTPPDLLIWLQERSALAVLSPEILNAIAQVVEEQVIPANHSLVLEDTPPEALYIVKQGHLESDRTSQTNTVWASSLLPGAVINLQELLLEQPAQRTITTITECHLWVVPAAQFRQIVAQYPEISQVVSRQLAQELAQMSSALTYEQERSTALRPYLVTKVKRGIVGTSRYAVRLRQQIREAANDRKSVLIFGEPGLEKDNIATLIHFSSPQRREPIIKVNCGILQTSGADLFGRASGKQGLLEWLGEGTLILNNIQELPQELVPKIAHLLETGTYIPVSRAGESPAQPRPSKVRILMVAEKTQPTIGRCVGHTIKVPPLRVRKTDIKALVEYYISLYSQSKGNAKPKITLEALRRLQSYDFPGNVKELQSLLERAIVQSDGAAELTEEIFWSAQTKKKQFRVNLLNLYPGLRRFLRSPWWPDRINYGFTLWFFALVVVLLFVGPQRRAENFALNMFWAWWWPLVLLGFPFVGRLWCAVCPFMIYGEVTQKLSLWLWPRQLKHWPRESAEKWGGWFLFGLFTLIFLWEELWNLEDTAYLSSCLLLLITAGAMIFSAIFERRFWCRYLCPIGGMNGLFAKLSMIELRAQQGTCSAECTTYQCYKGGPQKGEGMETGGCPLYSHPAQLEDNRDCVLCMTCLKACPHRSVELNLRPPGIELWTTHVPRSYEVALLFLLFGAVFLHRLPELLVSLGLNLDLTQFWLHLGLSLLALIVPAVFVLLVYGSMQLFHWLGNYIEEAKSKIQNPKPRPFVELAYGYLPLVLGGNLAHFLRLGLGEAGRIVPVTLATFGFSGDGMPVVVAHPAVTAFLQGATLIFSVVLTVILTQKIARQPLRLLLPQHLGAVVLAVSIWMIVVGK encoded by the coding sequence ATGACACCTCCGGACTTATTGATCTGGCTACAAGAAAGGAGTGCTTTAGCAGTCCTTTCGCCAGAGATATTAAATGCGATCGCCCAAGTTGTTGAAGAACAAGTTATACCAGCCAATCACTCCTTAGTTTTAGAAGACACACCCCCGGAAGCGCTCTATATTGTGAAACAAGGTCATTTGGAGAGCGATCGCACCAGTCAAACCAACACAGTGTGGGCTAGTAGCTTACTTCCCGGAGCAGTTATTAATCTGCAAGAGTTGCTGTTAGAACAACCAGCTCAACGCACAATTACTACGATAACCGAGTGTCACCTATGGGTTGTTCCTGCCGCTCAATTCCGGCAAATCGTCGCTCAATATCCGGAAATTTCCCAGGTTGTTTCCCGCCAACTGGCTCAGGAATTAGCGCAGATGTCATCGGCACTGACTTACGAGCAGGAGCGTTCTACTGCCTTGCGTCCCTATCTAGTAACTAAGGTAAAACGCGGCATTGTTGGAACGAGTCGCTACGCTGTGCGTCTGCGGCAACAAATTCGAGAAGCTGCTAATGACCGCAAGTCAGTCTTAATTTTCGGGGAACCAGGATTAGAAAAAGACAACATCGCTACCCTTATTCACTTTAGTTCACCCCAGCGACGAGAACCAATTATTAAAGTTAACTGCGGCATTCTCCAGACTAGCGGTGCAGATTTGTTCGGTCGCGCCAGTGGTAAACAGGGGTTGCTGGAATGGTTGGGGGAAGGCACTCTGATTCTCAATAATATCCAAGAACTGCCCCAGGAATTGGTACCTAAAATAGCACACTTATTAGAAACAGGTACTTACATCCCCGTCAGTCGTGCAGGAGAATCACCAGCCCAACCCCGCCCTAGTAAGGTACGCATCCTTATGGTTGCTGAAAAGACGCAGCCCACAATTGGGCGCTGCGTCGGTCATACGATCAAAGTGCCACCGCTGCGGGTGCGTAAAACTGATATCAAAGCCCTGGTGGAATACTACATCAGTCTCTACAGTCAAAGTAAAGGCAATGCTAAACCTAAAATTACACTAGAAGCCCTGCGTCGCTTACAATCCTATGATTTTCCCGGCAACGTTAAAGAGTTGCAAAGTCTGCTGGAACGAGCCATAGTGCAGTCTGACGGTGCGGCCGAGTTAACAGAAGAAATCTTCTGGTCAGCCCAGACGAAGAAAAAACAATTTCGCGTCAATCTCTTGAATCTTTACCCGGGCCTGCGACGGTTTCTACGTAGTCCTTGGTGGCCAGACCGCATCAACTATGGCTTTACCTTATGGTTTTTTGCCCTCGTCGTAGTTCTTCTATTTGTTGGTCCCCAGCGTCGGGCAGAGAATTTCGCCTTAAATATGTTTTGGGCTTGGTGGTGGCCTTTAGTCCTGCTGGGCTTTCCATTCGTAGGACGCTTGTGGTGCGCTGTCTGTCCGTTCATGATCTATGGGGAAGTAACCCAGAAACTATCCCTATGGCTTTGGCCTCGGCAGCTGAAGCACTGGCCACGAGAATCAGCTGAAAAATGGGGAGGATGGTTCCTATTTGGTTTATTTACGCTGATTTTTCTGTGGGAAGAACTTTGGAATCTGGAAGATACAGCTTACCTTTCTTCTTGTTTGCTGCTATTAATTACCGCCGGGGCGATGATTTTCTCGGCAATTTTTGAGCGGCGATTTTGGTGTCGTTATCTGTGTCCGATCGGCGGGATGAATGGGCTATTCGCCAAACTATCAATGATTGAGCTACGGGCGCAGCAGGGTACTTGTTCAGCTGAATGCACTACTTATCAGTGCTACAAAGGCGGTCCCCAAAAGGGAGAAGGAATGGAAACTGGAGGGTGTCCTTTGTACTCTCATCCAGCCCAATTAGAAGATAACCGGGACTGTGTGCTGTGCATGACTTGTCTTAAAGCCTGTCCCCATCGTTCAGTTGAACTGAATTTGCGTCCCCCTGGAATTGAGCTATGGACAACCCATGTACCCCGTAGCTATGAAGTGGCTTTGTTGTTTTTACTGTTTGGTGCAGTGTTTCTCCATCGCTTACCAGAGTTACTAGTAAGTCTGGGCTTGAATCTGGATTTAACCCAGTTTTGGCTGCACTTGGGATTATCACTACTAGCTTTGATTGTCCCCGCTGTTTTTGTCTTGCTTGTCTATGGCTCGATGCAGCTGTTTCACTGGCTGGGCAATTACATAGAAGAGGCAAAATCCAAAATCCAAAATCCTAAGCCTCGACCATTTGTGGAGTTAGCTTATGGCTACTTACCACTGGTGTTAGGGGGAAATCTGGCACATTTTTTGCGTCTCGGTTTGGGAGAAGCAGGACGAATTGTACCTGTGACTTTAGCAACGTTTGGCTTCAGTGGTGACGGCATGCCTGTAGTGGTGGCTCACCCAGCCGTCACAGCTTTTTTACAGGGAGCAACACTGATTTTCTCAGTTGTGCTAACGGTGATATTAACCCAAAAAATCGCTCGTCAACCGCTACGGCTACTGTTACCGCAACATCTTGGGGCTGTTGTGTTAGCAGTCAGCATCTGGATGATTGTGGTGGGTAAGTAG
- a CDS encoding MogA/MoaB family molybdenum cofactor biosynthesis protein encodes MAHLPHPDSPGMTVTCAVITVSDTRSPETDRSGQMIQQLLLDAGHTVGAYTIVKDEPTQIQTQMQVLANNSELDAVIFNGGTGIAPRDTTYDAIESLLEKTLPGFGELFRWLSYQEIGSRAIASRAIAGVYQGKLIFSIPGSTNGVKLAMQQLILPELSHLVGQLRK; translated from the coding sequence ATGGCACACCTTCCTCATCCTGACTCACCTGGAATGACAGTGACTTGTGCTGTCATTACCGTTAGTGATACACGCTCCCCTGAAACAGACCGTAGCGGTCAAATGATTCAGCAATTACTCCTTGACGCTGGTCATACTGTGGGAGCGTATACGATTGTCAAAGATGAACCGACACAAATTCAAACCCAGATGCAAGTTCTGGCTAATAACTCAGAGTTAGATGCTGTGATTTTCAATGGTGGCACTGGCATTGCGCCTCGGGATACCACCTATGATGCAATTGAGAGTCTGTTGGAAAAAACTTTGCCCGGATTCGGAGAATTGTTTCGCTGGCTGAGTTATCAAGAAATTGGTTCGCGCGCGATCGCCTCGCGCGCGATCGCTGGTGTCTACCAAGGCAAATTAATCTTCTCTATTCCAGGTTCGACTAATGGCGTCAAGCTAGCGATGCAGCAGCTAATTTTGCCAGAACTTTCTCATCTGGTAGGTCAACTGCGTAAGTAG
- a CDS encoding C45 family peptidase: MLNASFKGFQKVAKLGVLAKSKFSLLIVLALCITLLLSWSTKLEATPFLQGNWQPVPSHREDRGIIKVVWLQGSPYKMGYQHGKLLHDEIASLPTEMVDALKFFGKSLGLARLAVRRSYPDAIAECRGLVDATKDLGLTLDSCMMVAFGDVYHEFFGSTLPNILFNDGCSHFVATGKATVDGRLYYSHSLDNNNSPIEYLLKNPTVFVRQPQDGIPHVSISAPGFIWPYEGMNAAGTTIAIDNARPTAEELSASGGSNVQMMAQILKHASSYKQARNLMESQPRMRANIIPIADGQSRQAGVFEMTGKNMAVRELDETGVLYATNHFVSPEMADKDIDPPPSSSPPRYDRLKQLLEPGGSYSRYGKIDPGVMVEILRDRINAYTFEASPLDVYDDDATIGGNGALWQVLFDPERLLFWLAAGEVPVPSNPFVCFSLGEMIGLPGAARCEARAIE; encoded by the coding sequence ATGTTGAATGCTTCTTTTAAAGGATTTCAGAAAGTGGCTAAGTTGGGCGTGCTCGCTAAATCTAAATTTAGCCTGTTGATAGTCTTAGCGCTATGTATAACTTTACTTCTGAGTTGGTCAACAAAACTTGAAGCAACACCATTTCTTCAAGGCAATTGGCAACCAGTGCCGTCCCACCGAGAGGATCGCGGCATCATCAAAGTTGTTTGGTTGCAGGGATCGCCGTATAAGATGGGATATCAGCATGGCAAGCTGCTGCACGACGAGATTGCCTCGTTGCCTACAGAAATGGTTGACGCGCTCAAATTCTTCGGCAAGAGTTTAGGGCTCGCAAGACTGGCTGTGCGCCGCTCTTATCCTGACGCGATCGCCGAGTGCAGGGGTTTAGTTGATGCCACTAAGGACCTCGGCTTGACCTTAGACAGCTGCATGATGGTAGCTTTCGGTGACGTATATCATGAGTTCTTCGGTAGCACACTACCGAATATCCTGTTTAACGACGGTTGCTCCCATTTTGTCGCCACAGGTAAAGCGACAGTAGACGGTCGCCTCTACTACAGTCACAGCCTGGACAACAATAACAGTCCCATTGAGTACTTGCTGAAAAACCCAACGGTGTTTGTGCGGCAGCCGCAGGATGGCATTCCCCACGTGTCTATCAGTGCCCCTGGTTTTATCTGGCCTTACGAGGGGATGAACGCAGCAGGTACAACCATCGCCATCGACAATGCCCGCCCGACTGCCGAGGAACTCTCCGCTTCCGGGGGCAGTAATGTGCAGATGATGGCTCAGATCTTAAAGCACGCCAGCAGTTACAAACAGGCACGCAACTTGATGGAGTCACAGCCACGCATGCGTGCCAACATCATCCCAATCGCAGACGGTCAATCCCGGCAGGCAGGTGTATTTGAGATGACCGGAAAGAACATGGCAGTACGCGAGCTAGACGAAACAGGAGTTCTCTACGCAACTAACCACTTTGTTTCTCCCGAAATGGCAGACAAGGACATAGACCCGCCGCCCTCATCGAGCCCACCTCGTTATGATCGCCTCAAGCAACTGCTGGAACCGGGTGGATCGTATTCTCGCTACGGAAAGATCGATCCAGGCGTAATGGTCGAGATTCTACGCGACCGCATCAACGCTTACACCTTTGAAGCAAGCCCGCTCGATGTCTACGACGACGACGCTACTATCGGCGGTAATGGGGCTTTATGGCAAGTGCTATTCGATCCAGAACGTTTACTTTTCTGGTTAGCTGCTGGCGAAGTTCCGGTTCCATCAAATCCGTTCGTTTGCTTTTCCCTGGGTGAGATGATCGGTCTTCCAGGCGCTGCACGTTGTGAGGCGCGGGCGATTGAGTAG
- the dtd gene encoding D-aminoacyl-tRNA deacylase has translation MRVVIQRVKSSQVTVNGQIVGQIGRGLNLLVGIASTDTQAELDWMVRKCLELRLFGGEEGSDRWQKSVQEIGGELLVISQFTLYGNCNKGRRPSFDSSAAPDLAKDLYHCFVSKLRQSSLKVETGEFGAMMQVLIENDGPVTLLLEREAS, from the coding sequence ATGCGTGTTGTTATCCAGCGAGTTAAATCTTCTCAAGTTACTGTTAATGGTCAAATTGTCGGTCAAATTGGGCGGGGGCTAAACTTGCTTGTGGGCATTGCTAGCACTGATACCCAGGCGGAACTCGACTGGATGGTTCGTAAATGCTTAGAATTGCGGTTATTTGGGGGTGAAGAAGGAAGCGATCGTTGGCAGAAATCTGTCCAAGAGATTGGGGGTGAACTCTTAGTAATTAGCCAGTTCACCCTCTACGGCAATTGTAATAAAGGTCGCCGTCCTTCCTTCGACTCTTCAGCTGCCCCTGATCTAGCCAAAGACCTCTATCATTGCTTCGTCAGTAAATTGCGGCAAAGTAGCTTAAAGGTCGAAACAGGTGAGTTTGGCGCGATGATGCAAGTCTTGATTGAGAACGACGGACCTGTTACCCTGCTGTTAGAGCGAGAAGCTAGCTAG